In Devosia litorisediminis, one genomic interval encodes:
- a CDS encoding pyridoxamine 5'-phosphate oxidase family protein — translation MSYVSSLAQLEALYTPAPAAASTTKVAHTMTPHYRRLIEASPFAALATIGPEGIDCSPRGDQPGFVRVHDDTTLMMPDRRGNNRIDSLRNIVRDERCAFLFLLPGSGTTFRANGRARISIDPDLLESFAVEGKPPRSVIVMKIDELYFQCARAIIRAELWNPQKHLDPSSLPTPGEILAGMTDSQVGGDAYDQAWPERARQTMW, via the coding sequence ATGTCCTATGTGTCTTCCCTCGCCCAGCTTGAGGCGCTCTATACACCGGCGCCCGCTGCGGCCTCCACCACCAAGGTGGCGCACACCATGACCCCGCATTATCGCCGTCTGATCGAAGCCAGCCCCTTTGCCGCGCTCGCCACCATCGGGCCAGAGGGCATTGACTGCTCGCCGCGCGGCGACCAGCCCGGCTTTGTGCGCGTCCACGATGACACCACGCTGATGATGCCCGACCGGCGCGGCAATAACCGCATCGATTCGCTGCGCAATATCGTGCGCGATGAGCGCTGCGCCTTTCTGTTCCTGCTGCCCGGCTCCGGCACCACCTTCCGCGCCAATGGCCGCGCCCGCATCAGCATCGATCCCGACCTGCTGGAAAGCTTTGCCGTGGAGGGCAAACCGCCGCGCTCGGTGATCGTGATGAAAATCGACGAACTCTATTTCCAGTGCGCCCGCGCCATCATCCGCGCCGAGCTGTGGAACCCGCAAAAACACCTCGACCCATCCAGCCTGCCCACCCCCGGCGAAATCCTCGCGGGCATGACCGACAGTCAGGTCGGCGGCGACGCCTACGACCAAGCCTGGCCCGAACGCGCCAGACAGACCATGTGGTGA